One window of Ziziphus jujuba cultivar Dongzao chromosome 5, ASM3175591v1 genomic DNA carries:
- the LOC132803783 gene encoding uncharacterized protein LOC132803783, protein MKELGVKLNLSTAFHPQNDGQFERTIQILEDILRSCMSPYEALYGKQCRTPLCWNETGERKLIGLEIIQAIVNKVNIIHAKLKAAQDKQKSYTNVHRKDLEFEIDDQVFLKLSPWKGIVHFGKRRKPSSHYIGPYEIVEMIDLVAYRLGLLEELSRVHDVFHIFMLCKYISDPSHVLETPEFEFRDNLSYEKQLMQILSWEEKKAP, encoded by the exons ATGAAGGAACTAggtgtcaagttgaatttgagcaCTGCTTTTCACCCTCAGAATGATGGACAATTTGAGAGGACTATTCAAATCTTGGAGGACATATTGAGATCATGT atgtcaccttatgaggcaTTATATGGGAAACAATGTCGGACaccattatgttggaatgagacGGGTGAAAGAAAACTTATCGGTCTTGAGATTATACAAGCAATAGTGAACAAGGTCAATATTATACATGCCAAGTTAAAAGCAGCACAAGATAAGCAAAAGAGCTACACAAACGTGCATAGGAAGGATCTAGAGTTCGAGATTGATGACCAGGTGTTCCTGAAACTCTCTCCTTGGAAGGGCATAGTACACTTTGGAAAGCGAAGGAAGCCAAGTTCTCACTACATTGGACCGTATGAGATAGTAGAGATGATAGATCTAGTGGCTTACAGGTTAGGCTTGCTAGAGGAGCTTTCTCGAGTCCATGATGTATTCCACATCTTCATGCTCTGCAAGTATATCTCAGACCCATCGCATGTGTTGGAGACACCAGAGTTTGAGTTTAGGGATAACCTATCCTATGAGAAGCAGCTAATGCAAATTCTAAGTTGGGAAGAGAAAAAAGCTCCGTAA
- the LOC107421469 gene encoding GDSL esterase/lipase At1g33811-like — MRLIDLVSPIIFVWFLLCAKACSQPRLPGDQAQVPCFFIFGDSLVDNGNNNRIVTLARANYRPYGIDFPQGTTGRFTNGRTFVDVLAQLLEFPTYIPPYVRTRGPALLRGVNYASGAAGIRDETGSNLGDHTSMNQQVSHFAETVQDMTRFFRRDANAVSSYLGKCIFYSGLGSNDYLNNYFMPNFYTTSSDFTVKAYAAVLLQDYKRQLTQLYQLGARKVIVTAVGQIGCIPYQLARYHGNTSRCNENINKAIVLFNSGLRKMVDQFNGGQLPGVKFVYLDSYRSTADLYQNGTANGFEVIDKGCCGVGRNNGQITCLPLQRPCEDRNKYLFWDAFHPTEAANILFAKAAYDSTPQSYTYPINIKQLAML; from the exons atgaggcTTATCGATTTGGTGTCACCaataatttttgtttggtttttattgtGTGCCAAAGCTTGCTCGCAACCACGACTACCGGGTGATCAGGCTCAAGTGCCATGCTTCTTCATTTTTGGAGACTCATTGGTTGACAATGGAAACAACAATAGGATAGTTACTCTTGCCAGGGCTAATTACAGGCCCTATGGCATCGACTTCCCACAGGGTACGACTGGTCGTTTCACGAATGGTCGAACATTTGTTGATGTTCTAG CTCAGCTTCTTGAGTTTCCAACATACATACCACCCTATGTGAGAACCCGTGGTCCTGCACTACTAAGGGGAGTGAACTACGCATCTGGGGCAGCTGGCATCCGGGATGAGACTGGAAGCAATCTA GGAGATCATACATCAATGAACCAGCAAGTATCACACTTTGCTGAGACAGTGCAAGATATGACACGGTTTTTCAGACGAGATGCAAATGCTGTGAGTAGTTATTTAGGTAAATGCATCTTCTATTCTGGGCTTGGAAGTAACGATTATCTTAACAACTATTTCATGCCCAACTTCTACACTACTAGTTCCGATTTCACTGTCAAAGCTTATGCTGCTGTGCTTCTCCAGGACTACAAACGCCAGCTTACT CAATTATATCAATTGGGCGCTCGGAAGGTAATTGTGACAGCAGTGGGCCAAATTGGTTGCATACCATATCAGCTAGCACGTTATCATGGTAACACTAGCAGATGtaatgaaaatataaacaaGGCAATCGTTCTTTTCAATTCAGGGCTTCGGAAAATGGTAGACCAATTCAATGGTGGACAATTGCCTGGAGTTAAGTTTGTTTACCTTGATTCATACCGGAGCACCGCCGATCTGTATCAGAATGGAACCGCcaatg GGTTTGAAGTGATAGACAAGGGATGTTGTGGGGTGGGAAGAAACAATGGGCAGATAACTTGTCTTCCTCTTCAAAGACCATGTGAAGATCGGAACAAGTACTTGTTCTGGGATGCTTTTCATCCAACTGAAGCTGCTAACATTTTGTTTGCCAAAGCAG